The following proteins are encoded in a genomic region of Ursus arctos isolate Adak ecotype North America unplaced genomic scaffold, UrsArc2.0 scaffold_32, whole genome shotgun sequence:
- the SH3D21 gene encoding SH3 domain-containing protein 21 isoform X6, whose protein sequence is MLRLRAGPGAAAGALPAPFSPSSEDWGRAAPAASVSLCLSLSSDPRSPRQISGPPKMVQGELQLQPGAGGRAEAASWGDCGSDKGGLGNPDMPSVSPGTQRPPKLSSLTYDSPPDYLRTVSRPEIYRVLFDYQPEAPDELALRRGDEVKVLRKTTEDKGWWEGESQGRRGVFPDNFVLPPPPIKKLTPRKVVSRESAPIKEPKKMMPKSALPTVRKLVTAPTGPSKAKPSWTPSGDSQKRPSRDSGSGGSFLSGGPGHSGRKGSKTQASRQRSATSQEEEQNSLAKASPVNKTPTLDKTPSPEKTLSPDKAPTPEETLTPDKVPISEGALTLEFKAPVLENPTPQDGLTLDKAPSPDSLISVDEAPAPEVPPEDEVLGPKMVPSGDEAPTLEKVLTPEQVLSEEASARDNTEFHHFSPEQALPKFKSLVASEAQSREAHMPEEPDLCMTAHPLDQRDSSPFQSESKPGSMPAVEKATTLLEEAPGKHEGTPEEAALPKEEVPPEEQVSPKEQVSPKEVASAQKNPHSIKSIPDQETPTLLSLVPQNLADSKSDRGDIMRLQDEMETLRRSLERMGVQLERKLTDIWEELKSEKEKRLLLEVQMKQGTQESRTPGSIHAQTQTH, encoded by the exons ATGCTCCGCCTTAGGGCGgggcctggagctgctgcaggGGCGCTCCCGGCCCCCTTCTCTCCCAGCTCAGAGGACTGGGGGCGCGCGGCTCCAGcggcctctgtctctctctgtctctctctctcgtctgACCCCAGGTCGCCCCGCCAAATCTCGGGGCCCCCAAAGATGGTGCAAGGTGAACTTCAACTACAGCCCGGAGCAGGCGGACGAGCTGAAGCTGCAAGCTGGGGAGATTGTGGAAGTGATAAAGGAG GCCTCGGGAACCCAGACATGCCTTCAGTCAGCCCTGGTACCCAGCGGCCTCCCAAG CTGAGCAGTCTGACCTATGACAGCCCTCCAGACTACCTGCGGACAG tCTCCCGCCCTGAGATCTACAGGGTCCTGTTCGACTACCAGCCTGAGGCCCCGGATGAGCTGGCGCTGCGGAGGGGGGACGAGGTGAAAGTACTGAGGAAG ACCACAGAGGATAAGGGCTGGTGGGAAGGAGAATCTCAAGGCAGAAGAGGAGTTTTCCCCGACAACTttgtgctccccccaccccca ATCAAGAAGCTGACCCCACGGAAAGTGGTGTCTCGGGAATCAG ctcctATTAAGGAACCAAAAAAGATGATGCCCAAATCGGCCCTCCCTACAGTCAGGAAGCTGGTGACAGCCCCCACTGGGCCCAGCAAAGCCAA GCCTTCTTGGACACCCAGCGGAGACAGTCAGAAGCGCCCCTCCCGAGACTCGG GCTCCGGTGGCAGCTTCCTCAGCGGGGGTCCAGGCCACTCTGGGAGAAAGGGATCAAAAACCCAGGCTTCCCGGCAGCGCTCGGCAACCAGTCAG gaggaagagcagaacaGCCTGGCCAAGGCTTCTCCTGTGAATAAAACCCCCACTCTGGACAAGACCCCCAGCCCAGAGAAGACTCTGTCTCCAGATAAGGCCCCCACTCCAGAGGAAACCCTGACTCCGGATAAGGTCCCCATCTCAGAGGGGGCCCTGACTCTAGAGTTCAAGGCCCCAGTCCTAGAGAACCCCACCCCCCAGGACGGCCTGACTCTAGACAAGGCCCCCAGCCCAGACAGCCTCATTTCTGTGGAtgaggcccctgccccagaagtcCCGCCAGAGGATGAAGTCCTCGGCCCAAAGATGGTCCCTTCTGGGGATGAGGCGCCCACCCTAGAAAAGGTCTTGACCCCTGAGCAGGTGCTCTCTGAAGAGGCCTCCGCTAGAGACAACACTGAGTTCCATCACTTCTCTCCGGAACAAGCCCTGCCGAAGTTCAAGTCTCTTGTGGCCAGTGAGGCTCAATCCCGGGAGGCCCACATGCCAGAGGAGCCCGATCTCTGCATGACAGCACACCCTCTGGATCAGAGGGACAGCTCCCCATTCCAGTCTGAGTCCAAGCCAGGGTCCATGCCTGCCGTGGAGAAGGCTACAACCCTCCTCGAGGAGGCACCTGGGAAGCATGAGGGCACCCCAGAAGAGGCAGCACTCCCCAAAGAGGAGGTGCCCCCCGAAGAGCAGGTGTCCCCCAAAGAGCAGGTGTCCCCCAAAGAGGTAGCCTCTGCTCAAAAGAATCCTCATTCTATCAAGTCGATTCCAGACCAAGAGACTCCCACCCTACTTTCCCTGGTCCCGCAAAATCTCGCGGACAGTAAAAGTGACAGAGGTGATATCATGAGGCTACAGGACGAGATGGAGACTTTAAGGAGGTCGCTGGAGCGGATGGGGGTGCAGCTGGA GAGGAAGCTGACCGACATCTGGGAGGAGCTGAAGAGCGAGAAGGAGAAGCGCCTGTtgctggag GTGCAGATGAAGCAGGGGACTCAGGAGTCCCGGACCCCGGGCTCCATCCACGCGCAGACGCAGACGCACTGA
- the SH3D21 gene encoding SH3 domain-containing protein 21 isoform X8, protein MVQGELQLQPGAGGRAEAASWGDCGSDKGGLGNPDMPSVSPGTQRPPKLSSLTYDSPPDYLRTVSRPEIYRVLFDYQPEAPDELALRRGDEVKVLRKTTEDKGWWEGESQGRRGVFPDNFVLPPPPIKKLTPRKVVSRESAPIKEPKKMMPKSALPTVRKLVTAPTGPSKAKPSWTPSGDSQKRPSRDSGSGGSFLSGGPGHSGRKGSKTQASRQRSATSQEEEQNSLAKASPVNKTPTLDKTPSPEKTLSPDKAPTPEETLTPDKVPISEGALTLEFKAPVLENPTPQDGLTLDKAPSPDSLISVDEAPAPEVPPEDEVLGPKMVPSGDEAPTLEKVLTPEQVLSEEASARDNTEFHHFSPEQALPKFKSLVASEAQSREAHMPEEPDLCMTAHPLDQRDSSPFQSESKPGSMPAVEKATTLLEEAPGKHEGTPEEAALPKEEVPPEEQVSPKEQVSPKEVASAQKNPHSIKSIPDQETPTLLSLVPQNLADSKSDRGDIMRLQDEMETLRRSLERMGVQLERKLTDIWEELKSEKEKRLLLEVQMKQGTQESRTPGSIHAQTQTH, encoded by the exons ATGGTGCAAGGTGAACTTCAACTACAGCCCGGAGCAGGCGGACGAGCTGAAGCTGCAAGCTGGGGAGATTGTGGAAGTGATAAAGGAG GCCTCGGGAACCCAGACATGCCTTCAGTCAGCCCTGGTACCCAGCGGCCTCCCAAG CTGAGCAGTCTGACCTATGACAGCCCTCCAGACTACCTGCGGACAG tCTCCCGCCCTGAGATCTACAGGGTCCTGTTCGACTACCAGCCTGAGGCCCCGGATGAGCTGGCGCTGCGGAGGGGGGACGAGGTGAAAGTACTGAGGAAG ACCACAGAGGATAAGGGCTGGTGGGAAGGAGAATCTCAAGGCAGAAGAGGAGTTTTCCCCGACAACTttgtgctccccccaccccca ATCAAGAAGCTGACCCCACGGAAAGTGGTGTCTCGGGAATCAG ctcctATTAAGGAACCAAAAAAGATGATGCCCAAATCGGCCCTCCCTACAGTCAGGAAGCTGGTGACAGCCCCCACTGGGCCCAGCAAAGCCAA GCCTTCTTGGACACCCAGCGGAGACAGTCAGAAGCGCCCCTCCCGAGACTCGG GCTCCGGTGGCAGCTTCCTCAGCGGGGGTCCAGGCCACTCTGGGAGAAAGGGATCAAAAACCCAGGCTTCCCGGCAGCGCTCGGCAACCAGTCAG gaggaagagcagaacaGCCTGGCCAAGGCTTCTCCTGTGAATAAAACCCCCACTCTGGACAAGACCCCCAGCCCAGAGAAGACTCTGTCTCCAGATAAGGCCCCCACTCCAGAGGAAACCCTGACTCCGGATAAGGTCCCCATCTCAGAGGGGGCCCTGACTCTAGAGTTCAAGGCCCCAGTCCTAGAGAACCCCACCCCCCAGGACGGCCTGACTCTAGACAAGGCCCCCAGCCCAGACAGCCTCATTTCTGTGGAtgaggcccctgccccagaagtcCCGCCAGAGGATGAAGTCCTCGGCCCAAAGATGGTCCCTTCTGGGGATGAGGCGCCCACCCTAGAAAAGGTCTTGACCCCTGAGCAGGTGCTCTCTGAAGAGGCCTCCGCTAGAGACAACACTGAGTTCCATCACTTCTCTCCGGAACAAGCCCTGCCGAAGTTCAAGTCTCTTGTGGCCAGTGAGGCTCAATCCCGGGAGGCCCACATGCCAGAGGAGCCCGATCTCTGCATGACAGCACACCCTCTGGATCAGAGGGACAGCTCCCCATTCCAGTCTGAGTCCAAGCCAGGGTCCATGCCTGCCGTGGAGAAGGCTACAACCCTCCTCGAGGAGGCACCTGGGAAGCATGAGGGCACCCCAGAAGAGGCAGCACTCCCCAAAGAGGAGGTGCCCCCCGAAGAGCAGGTGTCCCCCAAAGAGCAGGTGTCCCCCAAAGAGGTAGCCTCTGCTCAAAAGAATCCTCATTCTATCAAGTCGATTCCAGACCAAGAGACTCCCACCCTACTTTCCCTGGTCCCGCAAAATCTCGCGGACAGTAAAAGTGACAGAGGTGATATCATGAGGCTACAGGACGAGATGGAGACTTTAAGGAGGTCGCTGGAGCGGATGGGGGTGCAGCTGGA GAGGAAGCTGACCGACATCTGGGAGGAGCTGAAGAGCGAGAAGGAGAAGCGCCTGTtgctggag GTGCAGATGAAGCAGGGGACTCAGGAGTCCCGGACCCCGGGCTCCATCCACGCGCAGACGCAGACGCACTGA
- the SH3D21 gene encoding SH3 domain-containing protein 21 isoform X7: MVQGELQLQPGAGGRAEAASWGDCGSDKGGLGNPDMPSVSPGTQRPPKLSSLTYDSPPDYLRTVSRPEIYRVLFDYQPEAPDELALRRGDEVKVLRKTTEDKGWWEGESQGRRGVFPDNFVLPPPPIKKLTPRKVVSRESVPYAEDRASNCWMDGQGSVPSPLPAPIKEPKKMMPKSALPTVRKLVTAPTGPSKAKPSWTPSGDSQKRPSRDSGSGGSFLSGGPGHSGRKGSKTQASRQRSATSQEEEQNSLAKASPVNKTPTLDKTPSPEKTLSPDKAPTPEETLTPDKVPISEGALTLEFKAPVLENPTPQDGLTLDKAPSPDSLISVDEAPAPEVPPEDEVLGPKMVPSGDEAPTLEKVLTPEQVLSEEASARDNTEFHHFSPEQALPKFKSLVASEAQSREAHMPEEPDLCMTAHPLDQRDSSPFQSESKPGSMPAVEKATTLLEEAPGKHEGTPEEAALPKEEVPPEEQVSPKEQVSPKEVASAQKNPHSIKSIPDQETPTLLSLVPQNLADSKSDRGDIMRLQDEMETLRRSLERMGVQLERKLTDIWEELKSEKEKRLLLEVQMKQGTQESRTPGSIHAQTQTH; this comes from the exons ATGGTGCAAGGTGAACTTCAACTACAGCCCGGAGCAGGCGGACGAGCTGAAGCTGCAAGCTGGGGAGATTGTGGAAGTGATAAAGGAG GCCTCGGGAACCCAGACATGCCTTCAGTCAGCCCTGGTACCCAGCGGCCTCCCAAG CTGAGCAGTCTGACCTATGACAGCCCTCCAGACTACCTGCGGACAG tCTCCCGCCCTGAGATCTACAGGGTCCTGTTCGACTACCAGCCTGAGGCCCCGGATGAGCTGGCGCTGCGGAGGGGGGACGAGGTGAAAGTACTGAGGAAG ACCACAGAGGATAAGGGCTGGTGGGAAGGAGAATCTCAAGGCAGAAGAGGAGTTTTCCCCGACAACTttgtgctccccccaccccca ATCAAGAAGCTGACCCCACGGAAAGTGGTGTCTCGGGAATCAG TCCCCTATGCAGAGGACAGGGCCAGCAActgttggatggatggacaagggagtgtcccttctcccctcccagctcctATTAAGGAACCAAAAAAGATGATGCCCAAATCGGCCCTCCCTACAGTCAGGAAGCTGGTGACAGCCCCCACTGGGCCCAGCAAAGCCAA GCCTTCTTGGACACCCAGCGGAGACAGTCAGAAGCGCCCCTCCCGAGACTCGG GCTCCGGTGGCAGCTTCCTCAGCGGGGGTCCAGGCCACTCTGGGAGAAAGGGATCAAAAACCCAGGCTTCCCGGCAGCGCTCGGCAACCAGTCAG gaggaagagcagaacaGCCTGGCCAAGGCTTCTCCTGTGAATAAAACCCCCACTCTGGACAAGACCCCCAGCCCAGAGAAGACTCTGTCTCCAGATAAGGCCCCCACTCCAGAGGAAACCCTGACTCCGGATAAGGTCCCCATCTCAGAGGGGGCCCTGACTCTAGAGTTCAAGGCCCCAGTCCTAGAGAACCCCACCCCCCAGGACGGCCTGACTCTAGACAAGGCCCCCAGCCCAGACAGCCTCATTTCTGTGGAtgaggcccctgccccagaagtcCCGCCAGAGGATGAAGTCCTCGGCCCAAAGATGGTCCCTTCTGGGGATGAGGCGCCCACCCTAGAAAAGGTCTTGACCCCTGAGCAGGTGCTCTCTGAAGAGGCCTCCGCTAGAGACAACACTGAGTTCCATCACTTCTCTCCGGAACAAGCCCTGCCGAAGTTCAAGTCTCTTGTGGCCAGTGAGGCTCAATCCCGGGAGGCCCACATGCCAGAGGAGCCCGATCTCTGCATGACAGCACACCCTCTGGATCAGAGGGACAGCTCCCCATTCCAGTCTGAGTCCAAGCCAGGGTCCATGCCTGCCGTGGAGAAGGCTACAACCCTCCTCGAGGAGGCACCTGGGAAGCATGAGGGCACCCCAGAAGAGGCAGCACTCCCCAAAGAGGAGGTGCCCCCCGAAGAGCAGGTGTCCCCCAAAGAGCAGGTGTCCCCCAAAGAGGTAGCCTCTGCTCAAAAGAATCCTCATTCTATCAAGTCGATTCCAGACCAAGAGACTCCCACCCTACTTTCCCTGGTCCCGCAAAATCTCGCGGACAGTAAAAGTGACAGAGGTGATATCATGAGGCTACAGGACGAGATGGAGACTTTAAGGAGGTCGCTGGAGCGGATGGGGGTGCAGCTGGA GAGGAAGCTGACCGACATCTGGGAGGAGCTGAAGAGCGAGAAGGAGAAGCGCCTGTtgctggag GTGCAGATGAAGCAGGGGACTCAGGAGTCCCGGACCCCGGGCTCCATCCACGCGCAGACGCAGACGCACTGA